A single window of Microplitis demolitor isolate Queensland-Clemson2020A chromosome 7, iyMicDemo2.1a, whole genome shotgun sequence DNA harbors:
- the LOC103573436 gene encoding tyrosine-protein kinase Shark gives MNPEADLCWYHGKLSRDDAEGLLKNELNEDGTFLVRESSTSIGDYVLSVFWNNQVHHYQIRKHKEDAFFCIEDSEPPLHGLETLIEHYKNKKDGSGLQVRLTKGYKGEPPPPDTRRHGRTNLLHRATGEGNYTIVSELLKCGYRSLDAKNELGQTAVHLAAKDGIDDILKKLIESKASVNCRDSAGYTPLHYACQSNLPNTVRLLVRGGANVQARHTSTGMVPLHEAASAGHIEVILAMLSMNVPVHPRTVADDTPADLARRNGHYKCVDLLCNYDTPASREKRIDWYHGTLSRPEAVNLLYESGNKDGTFLVRFSDRSGGTYVLTVMYHNQDFHYQIQKKGKYLFIDDGPYLDSLEHVVEHYRCMPDGLRGPLVCPIPPKPRPPVPEMPPSIFNGNTLTKKKGSVPRSLPLQPLQPQLESPSQSYFQNLSFQMDIKPASKDYTPRRSSVDTTLNINYNPTASYVHDFIPGENLILRQVLGEGEFGEVYEGEYKTPDGKTESVAIKTLRDSHNNVTREEFLREARLMMNLNHHCIVKLIGFSEGPPMLMIQELVRLGSMLAYLLEFSHKISANCELKIWASQIACGMKYLEDLRLVHRDLAARNILLASKHQAKISDFGLSRTFGSNDYYRATQGGKWPIKWYAPESYNYGTFSHASDVWSFGITLWEMFTYGEQPYGDQRGVDVIKLVEDGKRLPKPENDCPDEIYSVMQSCWSYLPENRPTFGQLFEFFSRDPDYENLRDVVATTNLS, from the exons atgaatcctGAAGCTGACTTGTGTTGGTACCATGGGAAATTGTCTCGAGATGATGCAGAAGGTCTTCTTaaaaatg aattaaacGAAGATGGAACATTTCTGGTAAGAGAAAGTAGCACATCAATTGGAGATTATGTCTTGTCAGTGTTCTGGAACAATCAAGTTCATCATTATCAGATTCGTAAACACAAAGAAGATGCATTCTTTTGTATAg aggATTCTGAACCACCATTGCATGGATTGGAGACACTGATAGAgcattacaaaaataaaaaagacggTTCTGGTTTGCAAGTAAGATTAACAAAAGGTTATAAAGGAGAACCACCTCCTCCTGATACTCGAAGACATGGCAGAACAAATTTACTTCATCGTGCGACTGGTGAAGGAAACTACACAATAGTATCAGAACTCTTAAAATGTGGATACCGCAGTTTAGAtgcaaaaaatgaattaggTCAGACTGCCGTTCATCTGGCAGCCAAAGATGgtattgatgatattttaaaaaaattaattgagagTAAAGCCAGCGTTAATTGCCGCGATTCTGCTGGCTACACTCCATTACAT tatgcATGTCAAAGTAATTTACCGAATACCGTAAGACTGCTTGTACGTGGAGGTGCGAATGTTCAAGCAAGACACACATCTACtg GAATGGTACCACTTCATGAAGCAGCAAGTGCGGGACATATTGAAGTTATTTTGGCCATGTTATCAATGAATGTTCCAGTTCATCCTCGTACGGTTGCTGATGATACTCCTGCTGATCTTGCTAGACGTAATGGTCATTATAAATGTGTTGATTtattat gTAATTACGATACACCAGCATCAAGAGAAAAACGTATAGATTGGTATCATGGTACATTAAGCCGTCCAGAAGCTGTAAATTTGCTTTATGAAAGTGGAAATAAAGATGGAACTTTTCTTGTGAGATTTAGCGACCGCTCCGGGGGAACTTATGTTCTGACTGTTATGTATCACAATCAAGACTTTCATTATCAAATACAAAAGaag ggtaaatatttatttattgatgatgGGCCGTATCTTGATTCATTGGAGCACGTTGTAGAGCATTATAGATGTATGCCTGATGGATTACGTGGTCCGCTCGTTTGTCCTATTCCTCCAAAGCCAAGACCTCCGGTACCCGAAATGCCGCCTTCTATTTTTAATGGG AATActttgacgaaaaaaaaaggatcAGTTCCACGAAGTTTGCCACTACAGCCACTACAGCCACAGCTTGAATCACCAAGTCAGtcgtattttcaaaatttatcttttcaaATGGATATTAAACCGGCATCTAAAGATTATACTCCTAGACGTTCTTCTGTAGATACTactttaaacataaattataatcctACAGCCTCTTATGTTcatg aTTTTATACCcggtgaaaatttaattttacgtcAAGTTCTTGGAGAAGGTGAGTTTGGAGAAGTTTACGAAGGAGAATATAAAACTCCAGATGGCAAGACTGAATCAGTGGCTATAAAAACATTGCGAGATTCTCATAATAATGTTACTAGAGAAGAATTTCTTCGTGAGGCACGACTTatgatgaatttaaatcatcactgtattgttaaattaattggaTTCTCTGAAGGACCACCTATGTTGATG ATTCAAGAACTAGTAAGGTTGGGTTCAATGCTCGCTTatcttttagaattttctcataaaataaGTGCTAATTGCGAGTTAAAAATTTGGGCATCACAAATTGCTTGTGGAATGAAATATCTTGAGGACTTGAGACTAGTTCACAGGGATTTGGCTGCAAGAAATATACTTTTGGCTTCAAAACATCAAGCCAAGATTAGTGACTTTGGTTTATCGAGAACTTTTGGATCAAATGATTATTACAGAGCAACTCAAGGTGGTAAATGGCCAATAAAGTGGTACGCACCAGAGTCTTATAATTACGGGACATTTTCTCATGCCAGTGATGTCTGGAGCTTTGGTATTACACTCTGGGAAATGTTTACATACGGAGAACAGCCTTATGGTGATCAACGAGGCGttgat gtaattaaattagttgaGGATGGTAAGCGACTTCCTAAACCCGAGAATGATTGTCCAGATGAAATTTACAGTGTAATGCAGAGCTGTTGGTCTTATTTACCTGAAAATCGGCCAACGTTTGGTCaactttttgaattctttAGCCGCGATCCTGATTACGAGAATCTGAGAGATGTCGTTGCTACGACAAATCTCAGCTGA